Proteins encoded together in one Lutra lutra chromosome 4, mLutLut1.2, whole genome shotgun sequence window:
- the FUBP1 gene encoding far upstream element-binding protein 1 isoform X2 — MADYSTVPPPSSGSAGGGGGGGGGGGVNDAFKDALQRARQIAAKIGGDAGTSLNSNDYGYGGQKRPLEDGDGSWTSPSSTTHWEGMPSPFKDQPDAKKVAPQNDSFGTQLPPMHQQQRSVMTEEYKVPDGMVGFIIGRGGEQISRIQQESGCKIQIAPDSGGLPERSCMLTGTPESVQSAKRLLDQIVEKGRPAPGFHHGDGPGNAVQEIMIPASKAGLVIGKGGETIKQLQERAGVKMVMIQDGPQNTGADKPLRITGDPYKVQQAKEMVLELIRDQGGFREVRNEYGSRIGGNEGIDVPIPRFAVGIVIGRNGEMIKKIQNDAGVRIQFKPDDGTTPDRIAQITGPPDRCQHAAEIITDLLRSVQAGNPGGPGPGGRGRGRGQGNWNMGPPGGLQEFNFIVPTGKTGLIIGKGGETIKSISQQSGARIELQRNPPPNADPNMKLFTIRGTPQQIDYARQLIEEKIGGPVNPLGPPVPHGPHGVPGPHGPPGPPGPGTPMGPYNPAPYNPGPPGPAPHGPPAPYAPQGWGNAYPHWQQQAPPDPAKAGTDPNSAAWAAYYAHYYQQQAQPPPAAPAGAPTTTQTNGQGNYGDQQNPAPAGQVDYTKAWEEYYKKMGQQGQTQDYSKAWEEYYKKQGQAVPAPTGAPPGGQPDYSAAWAEYYRQQAAYYAQTSPQGMPQHPPAPQCLPRPSTLGSAAKSNSAEDAASTKS; from the exons ATGGCAGACTACTCAACAGTGCCTCCACCTTCTTCTGGCTCAGCTGGTggtggaggcggcggcggcggtggtggGGGAGTTAACGATGCTTTCAAAGATGCGCTGCAGAGAGCACGGCAG attgcagCAAAAATTGGAGGTGATGCTGGTACATCACTGAATTCAAATGACTATGGTTATGGGGGACAAAAAAGACCTTTGGAAGATGGAG aTGGCTCTTGGACAAGTCCGAGCAGTACAACACACTGGGAGGGAATGCCCTCTCCTTTTAAAG ATCAACCAGATGCTAAGAAAGTTGCTCCTCAAAATGACT CTTTTGGAACACAGTTACCACCGATGCATCAGCAGCAAAG GTCTGTAATGACAGAAGAATACAAAGTTCCAGATGGAATGGTTGGATTTA tAATTGGCAGAGGTGGTGAACAGATTTCACGCATACAACAAGAATCTGGATGCAAAATACAGATAGCTCCTG aCAGTGGTGGCCTTCCAGAAAGGTCTTGTATGCTAACTGGAACACCTGAATCTGTCCA ATCAGCAAAACGATTATTGGACCAGATTGTTGAAAAAGGAAGACCAGCCCCTGGCTTCCACCATGGTGATGGACCAGGAAATGCAGTTCAAGAAATCATGATTCCAGCTAGCAAGGCAGGATTAGTTATTGGAAAGGGGGGAGAAACTATTAAACAACTTCAG GAGCGGGCTGGAGTTAAAATGGTTATGATTCAAGATGGACCTCAGAACACTGGTGCTGACAAACCTCTTAGGATTACAGGAGACCCATACAAAGTACAG CAAGCCAAGGAAATGGTGTTAGAGTTAATCCGTGATCAAGGTGGTTTCAGAGAAGTTCGAAATGAGTATGGGTCAAGAATAGGAGGAAATGAAGGGATAGAT GTCCCCATTCCAAGATTTGCTGTTGGCATTGTAataggaagaaatggagagatgattaaaaaaatacaaaatgatgcTGGTGTTCGAATTCAGTTTAAGCCAG atgATGGAACAACACCTGATAGAATAGCACAAATAACAGGACCTCCAGACCGATGTCAGCATGCTGCAGAAATTATTACAGACCTTCTTCGAAGTGTTCAG gCTGGTAATCCTGGTGGACCTGGACCTGGTGGTCGAGGAAGAGGTAGAGGTCAAGGCAACTGGAACATGGGACCACCTGGTGGACTACAggaatttaatttcattgtaccaactgggaaaactggattAATAATAGGAAAAG gaggTGAAACCATAAAAAGCATAAGCCAACAGTCTGGTGCAAGAATAGAACTTCAGAGAAATCCTCCACCTAATGCAGATCCtaatatgaaattatttacaaTTCGTGGCACTCCACAGCAAATAGACTATGCGCGGCAACTTATAGAAGAAAAGATTGGT gGTCCAGTAAATCCTttagggccacctgtaccccatgGGCCCCATGGTGTCCCAGGCCCCCATGGACCTCCTGGGCCTCCAGGGCCTGGAACTCCAATGGGACCATACAACCCTGCACCTTACAATCCAGGACCACCTGGTCCTGCTCCTCA tggtcCTCCAGCTCCTTATGCTCCCCAGGGGTGGGGAAATGCATATCCACACTGgcagcaacaggcccctcctgaTCCAG CTAAGGCAGGAACGGATCCAAATTCAGCAGCTTGGGCTGCCTATTATGCTCACTATTATCAACAGCAAGCACAGCCACCACCTGCCGCTCCTGCTGGTGCACCAACTACAACCCAAACCAATGGACAAGGTAACTATG GAGATCAGCAGAATCCAGCCCCAGCTGGACAGGTTGATTATACCAAGGCTTGGGAAGAGTATTACAAGAAAATGG GTCAACAAGGGCAGACACAAGATTATTCAAAAGCTTGGGAGGAATATTACAAGAAGCAAG GTCAAGCGGTTCCTGCTCCTACTGGTGCTCCACCAGGTGGTCAGCCAGATTATAGTGCAGCCTGGGCTGAGTACTATAGACAACAAGCAGCCTACTATGCCCAGACAAGTCCCCAGGGAATGCCACAGCATCCTCCAGCACCTCAG TGCCTTCCCAGACCTTCCACCTTAGGTTCTGCTGCAAAAAGCAACAG
- the FUBP1 gene encoding far upstream element-binding protein 1 isoform X11, producing MADYSTVPPPSSGSAGGGGGGGGGGGVNDAFKDALQRARQIAAKIGGDAGTSLNSNDYGYGGQKRPLEDGDGSWTSPSSTTHWEGMPSPFKDQPDAKKVAPQNDSFGTQLPPMHQQQSRSVMTEEYKVPDGMVGFIIGRGGEQISRIQQESGCKIQIAPDSGGLPERSCMLTGTPESVQSAKRLLDQIVEKGRPAPGFHHGDGPGNAVQEIMIPASKAGLVIGKGGETIKQLQERAGVKMVMIQDGPQNTGADKPLRITGDPYKVQQAKEMVLELIRDQGGFREVRNEYGSRIGGNEGIDVPIPRFAVGIVIGRNGEMIKKIQNDAGVRIQFKPDDGTTPDRIAQITGPPDRCQHAAEIITDLLRSVQAGNPGGPGPGGRGRGRGQGNWNMGPPGGLQEFNFIVPTGKTGLIIGKGGETIKSISQQSGARIELQRNPPPNADPNMKLFTIRGTPQQIDYARQLIEEKIGGPVNPLGPPVPHGPHGVPGPHGPPGPPGPGTPMGPYNPAPYNPGPPGPAPHGPPAPYAPQGWGNAYPHWQQQAPPDPAKAGTDPNSAAWAAYYAHYYQQQAQPPPAAPAGAPTTTQTNGQGNYGDQQNPAPAGQVDYTKAWEEYYKKMGQQGQTQDYSKAWEEYYKKQGQAVPAPTGAPPGGQPDYSAAWAEYYRQQAAYYAQTSPQGMPQHPPAPQV from the exons ATGGCAGACTACTCAACAGTGCCTCCACCTTCTTCTGGCTCAGCTGGTggtggaggcggcggcggcggtggtggGGGAGTTAACGATGCTTTCAAAGATGCGCTGCAGAGAGCACGGCAG attgcagCAAAAATTGGAGGTGATGCTGGTACATCACTGAATTCAAATGACTATGGTTATGGGGGACAAAAAAGACCTTTGGAAGATGGAG aTGGCTCTTGGACAAGTCCGAGCAGTACAACACACTGGGAGGGAATGCCCTCTCCTTTTAAAG ATCAACCAGATGCTAAGAAAGTTGCTCCTCAAAATGACT CTTTTGGAACACAGTTACCACCGATGCATCAGCAGCAAAG cAGGTCTGTAATGACAGAAGAATACAAAGTTCCAGATGGAATGGTTGGATTTA tAATTGGCAGAGGTGGTGAACAGATTTCACGCATACAACAAGAATCTGGATGCAAAATACAGATAGCTCCTG aCAGTGGTGGCCTTCCAGAAAGGTCTTGTATGCTAACTGGAACACCTGAATCTGTCCA ATCAGCAAAACGATTATTGGACCAGATTGTTGAAAAAGGAAGACCAGCCCCTGGCTTCCACCATGGTGATGGACCAGGAAATGCAGTTCAAGAAATCATGATTCCAGCTAGCAAGGCAGGATTAGTTATTGGAAAGGGGGGAGAAACTATTAAACAACTTCAG GAGCGGGCTGGAGTTAAAATGGTTATGATTCAAGATGGACCTCAGAACACTGGTGCTGACAAACCTCTTAGGATTACAGGAGACCCATACAAAGTACAG CAAGCCAAGGAAATGGTGTTAGAGTTAATCCGTGATCAAGGTGGTTTCAGAGAAGTTCGAAATGAGTATGGGTCAAGAATAGGAGGAAATGAAGGGATAGAT GTCCCCATTCCAAGATTTGCTGTTGGCATTGTAataggaagaaatggagagatgattaaaaaaatacaaaatgatgcTGGTGTTCGAATTCAGTTTAAGCCAG atgATGGAACAACACCTGATAGAATAGCACAAATAACAGGACCTCCAGACCGATGTCAGCATGCTGCAGAAATTATTACAGACCTTCTTCGAAGTGTTCAG gCTGGTAATCCTGGTGGACCTGGACCTGGTGGTCGAGGAAGAGGTAGAGGTCAAGGCAACTGGAACATGGGACCACCTGGTGGACTACAggaatttaatttcattgtaccaactgggaaaactggattAATAATAGGAAAAG gaggTGAAACCATAAAAAGCATAAGCCAACAGTCTGGTGCAAGAATAGAACTTCAGAGAAATCCTCCACCTAATGCAGATCCtaatatgaaattatttacaaTTCGTGGCACTCCACAGCAAATAGACTATGCGCGGCAACTTATAGAAGAAAAGATTGGT gGTCCAGTAAATCCTttagggccacctgtaccccatgGGCCCCATGGTGTCCCAGGCCCCCATGGACCTCCTGGGCCTCCAGGGCCTGGAACTCCAATGGGACCATACAACCCTGCACCTTACAATCCAGGACCACCTGGTCCTGCTCCTCA tggtcCTCCAGCTCCTTATGCTCCCCAGGGGTGGGGAAATGCATATCCACACTGgcagcaacaggcccctcctgaTCCAG CTAAGGCAGGAACGGATCCAAATTCAGCAGCTTGGGCTGCCTATTATGCTCACTATTATCAACAGCAAGCACAGCCACCACCTGCCGCTCCTGCTGGTGCACCAACTACAACCCAAACCAATGGACAAGGTAACTATG GAGATCAGCAGAATCCAGCCCCAGCTGGACAGGTTGATTATACCAAGGCTTGGGAAGAGTATTACAAGAAAATGG GTCAACAAGGGCAGACACAAGATTATTCAAAAGCTTGGGAGGAATATTACAAGAAGCAAG GTCAAGCGGTTCCTGCTCCTACTGGTGCTCCACCAGGTGGTCAGCCAGATTATAGTGCAGCCTGGGCTGAGTACTATAGACAACAAGCAGCCTACTATGCCCAGACAAGTCCCCAGGGAATGCCACAGCATCCTCCAGCACCTCAG GTTTGA
- the FUBP1 gene encoding far upstream element-binding protein 1 isoform X10: protein MADYSTVPPPSSGSAGGGGGGGGGGGVNDAFKDALQRARQIAAKIGGDAGTSLNSNDYGYGGQKRPLEDGDGSWTSPSSTTHWEGMPSPFKDQPDAKKVAPQNDSFGTQLPPMHQQQRSVMTEEYKVPDGMVGFIIGRGGEQISRIQQESGCKIQIAPDSGGLPERSCMLTGTPESVQSAKRLLDQIVEKGRPAPGFHHGDGPGNAVQEIMIPASKAGLVIGKGGETIKQLQERAGVKMVMIQDGPQNTGADKPLRITGDPYKVQQAKEMVLELIRDQGGFREVRNEYGSRIGGNEGIDVPIPRFAVGIVIGRNGEMIKKIQNDAGVRIQFKPDDGTTPDRIAQITGPPDRCQHAAEIITDLLRSVQAGNPGGPGPGGRGRGRGQGNWNMGPPGGLQEFNFIVPTGKTGLIIGKGGETIKSISQQSGARIELQRNPPPNADPNMKLFTIRGTPQQIDYARQLIEEKIGGPVNPLGPPVPHGPHGVPGPHGPPGPPGPGTPMGPYNPAPYNPGPPGPAPHGPPAPYAPQGWGNAYPHWQQQAPPDPAKAGTDPNSAAWAAYYAHYYQQQAQPPPAAPAGAPTTTQTNGQGDQQNPAPAGQVDYTKAWEEYYKKMGQAVPAPTGAPPGGQPDYSAAWAEYYRQQAAYYAQTSPQGMPQHPPAPQCLPRPSTLGSAAKSNSAEDAASTKS, encoded by the exons ATGGCAGACTACTCAACAGTGCCTCCACCTTCTTCTGGCTCAGCTGGTggtggaggcggcggcggcggtggtggGGGAGTTAACGATGCTTTCAAAGATGCGCTGCAGAGAGCACGGCAG attgcagCAAAAATTGGAGGTGATGCTGGTACATCACTGAATTCAAATGACTATGGTTATGGGGGACAAAAAAGACCTTTGGAAGATGGAG aTGGCTCTTGGACAAGTCCGAGCAGTACAACACACTGGGAGGGAATGCCCTCTCCTTTTAAAG ATCAACCAGATGCTAAGAAAGTTGCTCCTCAAAATGACT CTTTTGGAACACAGTTACCACCGATGCATCAGCAGCAAAG GTCTGTAATGACAGAAGAATACAAAGTTCCAGATGGAATGGTTGGATTTA tAATTGGCAGAGGTGGTGAACAGATTTCACGCATACAACAAGAATCTGGATGCAAAATACAGATAGCTCCTG aCAGTGGTGGCCTTCCAGAAAGGTCTTGTATGCTAACTGGAACACCTGAATCTGTCCA ATCAGCAAAACGATTATTGGACCAGATTGTTGAAAAAGGAAGACCAGCCCCTGGCTTCCACCATGGTGATGGACCAGGAAATGCAGTTCAAGAAATCATGATTCCAGCTAGCAAGGCAGGATTAGTTATTGGAAAGGGGGGAGAAACTATTAAACAACTTCAG GAGCGGGCTGGAGTTAAAATGGTTATGATTCAAGATGGACCTCAGAACACTGGTGCTGACAAACCTCTTAGGATTACAGGAGACCCATACAAAGTACAG CAAGCCAAGGAAATGGTGTTAGAGTTAATCCGTGATCAAGGTGGTTTCAGAGAAGTTCGAAATGAGTATGGGTCAAGAATAGGAGGAAATGAAGGGATAGAT GTCCCCATTCCAAGATTTGCTGTTGGCATTGTAataggaagaaatggagagatgattaaaaaaatacaaaatgatgcTGGTGTTCGAATTCAGTTTAAGCCAG atgATGGAACAACACCTGATAGAATAGCACAAATAACAGGACCTCCAGACCGATGTCAGCATGCTGCAGAAATTATTACAGACCTTCTTCGAAGTGTTCAG gCTGGTAATCCTGGTGGACCTGGACCTGGTGGTCGAGGAAGAGGTAGAGGTCAAGGCAACTGGAACATGGGACCACCTGGTGGACTACAggaatttaatttcattgtaccaactgggaaaactggattAATAATAGGAAAAG gaggTGAAACCATAAAAAGCATAAGCCAACAGTCTGGTGCAAGAATAGAACTTCAGAGAAATCCTCCACCTAATGCAGATCCtaatatgaaattatttacaaTTCGTGGCACTCCACAGCAAATAGACTATGCGCGGCAACTTATAGAAGAAAAGATTGGT gGTCCAGTAAATCCTttagggccacctgtaccccatgGGCCCCATGGTGTCCCAGGCCCCCATGGACCTCCTGGGCCTCCAGGGCCTGGAACTCCAATGGGACCATACAACCCTGCACCTTACAATCCAGGACCACCTGGTCCTGCTCCTCA tggtcCTCCAGCTCCTTATGCTCCCCAGGGGTGGGGAAATGCATATCCACACTGgcagcaacaggcccctcctgaTCCAG CTAAGGCAGGAACGGATCCAAATTCAGCAGCTTGGGCTGCCTATTATGCTCACTATTATCAACAGCAAGCACAGCCACCACCTGCCGCTCCTGCTGGTGCACCAACTACAACCCAAACCAATGGACAAG GAGATCAGCAGAATCCAGCCCCAGCTGGACAGGTTGATTATACCAAGGCTTGGGAAGAGTATTACAAGAAAATGG GTCAAGCGGTTCCTGCTCCTACTGGTGCTCCACCAGGTGGTCAGCCAGATTATAGTGCAGCCTGGGCTGAGTACTATAGACAACAAGCAGCCTACTATGCCCAGACAAGTCCCCAGGGAATGCCACAGCATCCTCCAGCACCTCAG TGCCTTCCCAGACCTTCCACCTTAGGTTCTGCTGCAAAAAGCAACAG
- the FUBP1 gene encoding far upstream element-binding protein 1 isoform X6, with protein sequence MADYSTVPPPSSGSAGGGGGGGGGGGVNDAFKDALQRARQIAAKIGGDAGTSLNSNDYGYGGQKRPLEDGDQPDAKKVAPQNDSFGTQLPPMHQQQSRSVMTEEYKVPDGMVGFIIGRGGEQISRIQQESGCKIQIAPDSGGLPERSCMLTGTPESVQSAKRLLDQIVEKGRPAPGFHHGDGPGNAVQEIMIPASKAGLVIGKGGETIKQLQERAGVKMVMIQDGPQNTGADKPLRITGDPYKVQQAKEMVLELIRDQGGFREVRNEYGSRIGGNEGIDVPIPRFAVGIVIGRNGEMIKKIQNDAGVRIQFKPDDGTTPDRIAQITGPPDRCQHAAEIITDLLRSVQAGNPGGPGPGGRGRGRGQGNWNMGPPGGLQEFNFIVPTGKTGLIIGKGGETIKSISQQSGARIELQRNPPPNADPNMKLFTIRGTPQQIDYARQLIEEKIGGPVNPLGPPVPHGPHGVPGPHGPPGPPGPGTPMGPYNPAPYNPGPPGPAPHGPPAPYAPQGWGNAYPHWQQQAPPDPAKAGTDPNSAAWAAYYAHYYQQQAQPPPAAPAGAPTTTQTNGQGNYGDQQNPAPAGQVDYTKAWEEYYKKMGQQGQTQDYSKAWEEYYKKQGQAVPAPTGAPPGGQPDYSAAWAEYYRQQAAYYAQTSPQGMPQHPPAPQCLPRPSTLGSAAKSNSAEDAASTKS encoded by the exons ATGGCAGACTACTCAACAGTGCCTCCACCTTCTTCTGGCTCAGCTGGTggtggaggcggcggcggcggtggtggGGGAGTTAACGATGCTTTCAAAGATGCGCTGCAGAGAGCACGGCAG attgcagCAAAAATTGGAGGTGATGCTGGTACATCACTGAATTCAAATGACTATGGTTATGGGGGACAAAAAAGACCTTTGGAAGATGGAG ATCAACCAGATGCTAAGAAAGTTGCTCCTCAAAATGACT CTTTTGGAACACAGTTACCACCGATGCATCAGCAGCAAAG cAGGTCTGTAATGACAGAAGAATACAAAGTTCCAGATGGAATGGTTGGATTTA tAATTGGCAGAGGTGGTGAACAGATTTCACGCATACAACAAGAATCTGGATGCAAAATACAGATAGCTCCTG aCAGTGGTGGCCTTCCAGAAAGGTCTTGTATGCTAACTGGAACACCTGAATCTGTCCA ATCAGCAAAACGATTATTGGACCAGATTGTTGAAAAAGGAAGACCAGCCCCTGGCTTCCACCATGGTGATGGACCAGGAAATGCAGTTCAAGAAATCATGATTCCAGCTAGCAAGGCAGGATTAGTTATTGGAAAGGGGGGAGAAACTATTAAACAACTTCAG GAGCGGGCTGGAGTTAAAATGGTTATGATTCAAGATGGACCTCAGAACACTGGTGCTGACAAACCTCTTAGGATTACAGGAGACCCATACAAAGTACAG CAAGCCAAGGAAATGGTGTTAGAGTTAATCCGTGATCAAGGTGGTTTCAGAGAAGTTCGAAATGAGTATGGGTCAAGAATAGGAGGAAATGAAGGGATAGAT GTCCCCATTCCAAGATTTGCTGTTGGCATTGTAataggaagaaatggagagatgattaaaaaaatacaaaatgatgcTGGTGTTCGAATTCAGTTTAAGCCAG atgATGGAACAACACCTGATAGAATAGCACAAATAACAGGACCTCCAGACCGATGTCAGCATGCTGCAGAAATTATTACAGACCTTCTTCGAAGTGTTCAG gCTGGTAATCCTGGTGGACCTGGACCTGGTGGTCGAGGAAGAGGTAGAGGTCAAGGCAACTGGAACATGGGACCACCTGGTGGACTACAggaatttaatttcattgtaccaactgggaaaactggattAATAATAGGAAAAG gaggTGAAACCATAAAAAGCATAAGCCAACAGTCTGGTGCAAGAATAGAACTTCAGAGAAATCCTCCACCTAATGCAGATCCtaatatgaaattatttacaaTTCGTGGCACTCCACAGCAAATAGACTATGCGCGGCAACTTATAGAAGAAAAGATTGGT gGTCCAGTAAATCCTttagggccacctgtaccccatgGGCCCCATGGTGTCCCAGGCCCCCATGGACCTCCTGGGCCTCCAGGGCCTGGAACTCCAATGGGACCATACAACCCTGCACCTTACAATCCAGGACCACCTGGTCCTGCTCCTCA tggtcCTCCAGCTCCTTATGCTCCCCAGGGGTGGGGAAATGCATATCCACACTGgcagcaacaggcccctcctgaTCCAG CTAAGGCAGGAACGGATCCAAATTCAGCAGCTTGGGCTGCCTATTATGCTCACTATTATCAACAGCAAGCACAGCCACCACCTGCCGCTCCTGCTGGTGCACCAACTACAACCCAAACCAATGGACAAGGTAACTATG GAGATCAGCAGAATCCAGCCCCAGCTGGACAGGTTGATTATACCAAGGCTTGGGAAGAGTATTACAAGAAAATGG GTCAACAAGGGCAGACACAAGATTATTCAAAAGCTTGGGAGGAATATTACAAGAAGCAAG GTCAAGCGGTTCCTGCTCCTACTGGTGCTCCACCAGGTGGTCAGCCAGATTATAGTGCAGCCTGGGCTGAGTACTATAGACAACAAGCAGCCTACTATGCCCAGACAAGTCCCCAGGGAATGCCACAGCATCCTCCAGCACCTCAG TGCCTTCCCAGACCTTCCACCTTAGGTTCTGCTGCAAAAAGCAACAG
- the FUBP1 gene encoding far upstream element-binding protein 1 isoform X7, whose product MADYSTVPPPSSGSAGGGGGGGGGGGVNDAFKDALQRARQIAAKIGGDAGTSLNSNDYGYGGQKRPLEDGDQPDAKKVAPQNDSFGTQLPPMHQQQRSVMTEEYKVPDGMVGFIIGRGGEQISRIQQESGCKIQIAPDSGGLPERSCMLTGTPESVQSAKRLLDQIVEKGRPAPGFHHGDGPGNAVQEIMIPASKAGLVIGKGGETIKQLQERAGVKMVMIQDGPQNTGADKPLRITGDPYKVQQAKEMVLELIRDQGGFREVRNEYGSRIGGNEGIDVPIPRFAVGIVIGRNGEMIKKIQNDAGVRIQFKPDDGTTPDRIAQITGPPDRCQHAAEIITDLLRSVQAGNPGGPGPGGRGRGRGQGNWNMGPPGGLQEFNFIVPTGKTGLIIGKGGETIKSISQQSGARIELQRNPPPNADPNMKLFTIRGTPQQIDYARQLIEEKIGGPVNPLGPPVPHGPHGVPGPHGPPGPPGPGTPMGPYNPAPYNPGPPGPAPHGPPAPYAPQGWGNAYPHWQQQAPPDPAKAGTDPNSAAWAAYYAHYYQQQAQPPPAAPAGAPTTTQTNGQGNYGDQQNPAPAGQVDYTKAWEEYYKKMGQQGQTQDYSKAWEEYYKKQGQAVPAPTGAPPGGQPDYSAAWAEYYRQQAAYYAQTSPQGMPQHPPAPQCLPRPSTLGSAAKSNSAEDAASTKS is encoded by the exons ATGGCAGACTACTCAACAGTGCCTCCACCTTCTTCTGGCTCAGCTGGTggtggaggcggcggcggcggtggtggGGGAGTTAACGATGCTTTCAAAGATGCGCTGCAGAGAGCACGGCAG attgcagCAAAAATTGGAGGTGATGCTGGTACATCACTGAATTCAAATGACTATGGTTATGGGGGACAAAAAAGACCTTTGGAAGATGGAG ATCAACCAGATGCTAAGAAAGTTGCTCCTCAAAATGACT CTTTTGGAACACAGTTACCACCGATGCATCAGCAGCAAAG GTCTGTAATGACAGAAGAATACAAAGTTCCAGATGGAATGGTTGGATTTA tAATTGGCAGAGGTGGTGAACAGATTTCACGCATACAACAAGAATCTGGATGCAAAATACAGATAGCTCCTG aCAGTGGTGGCCTTCCAGAAAGGTCTTGTATGCTAACTGGAACACCTGAATCTGTCCA ATCAGCAAAACGATTATTGGACCAGATTGTTGAAAAAGGAAGACCAGCCCCTGGCTTCCACCATGGTGATGGACCAGGAAATGCAGTTCAAGAAATCATGATTCCAGCTAGCAAGGCAGGATTAGTTATTGGAAAGGGGGGAGAAACTATTAAACAACTTCAG GAGCGGGCTGGAGTTAAAATGGTTATGATTCAAGATGGACCTCAGAACACTGGTGCTGACAAACCTCTTAGGATTACAGGAGACCCATACAAAGTACAG CAAGCCAAGGAAATGGTGTTAGAGTTAATCCGTGATCAAGGTGGTTTCAGAGAAGTTCGAAATGAGTATGGGTCAAGAATAGGAGGAAATGAAGGGATAGAT GTCCCCATTCCAAGATTTGCTGTTGGCATTGTAataggaagaaatggagagatgattaaaaaaatacaaaatgatgcTGGTGTTCGAATTCAGTTTAAGCCAG atgATGGAACAACACCTGATAGAATAGCACAAATAACAGGACCTCCAGACCGATGTCAGCATGCTGCAGAAATTATTACAGACCTTCTTCGAAGTGTTCAG gCTGGTAATCCTGGTGGACCTGGACCTGGTGGTCGAGGAAGAGGTAGAGGTCAAGGCAACTGGAACATGGGACCACCTGGTGGACTACAggaatttaatttcattgtaccaactgggaaaactggattAATAATAGGAAAAG gaggTGAAACCATAAAAAGCATAAGCCAACAGTCTGGTGCAAGAATAGAACTTCAGAGAAATCCTCCACCTAATGCAGATCCtaatatgaaattatttacaaTTCGTGGCACTCCACAGCAAATAGACTATGCGCGGCAACTTATAGAAGAAAAGATTGGT gGTCCAGTAAATCCTttagggccacctgtaccccatgGGCCCCATGGTGTCCCAGGCCCCCATGGACCTCCTGGGCCTCCAGGGCCTGGAACTCCAATGGGACCATACAACCCTGCACCTTACAATCCAGGACCACCTGGTCCTGCTCCTCA tggtcCTCCAGCTCCTTATGCTCCCCAGGGGTGGGGAAATGCATATCCACACTGgcagcaacaggcccctcctgaTCCAG CTAAGGCAGGAACGGATCCAAATTCAGCAGCTTGGGCTGCCTATTATGCTCACTATTATCAACAGCAAGCACAGCCACCACCTGCCGCTCCTGCTGGTGCACCAACTACAACCCAAACCAATGGACAAGGTAACTATG GAGATCAGCAGAATCCAGCCCCAGCTGGACAGGTTGATTATACCAAGGCTTGGGAAGAGTATTACAAGAAAATGG GTCAACAAGGGCAGACACAAGATTATTCAAAAGCTTGGGAGGAATATTACAAGAAGCAAG GTCAAGCGGTTCCTGCTCCTACTGGTGCTCCACCAGGTGGTCAGCCAGATTATAGTGCAGCCTGGGCTGAGTACTATAGACAACAAGCAGCCTACTATGCCCAGACAAGTCCCCAGGGAATGCCACAGCATCCTCCAGCACCTCAG TGCCTTCCCAGACCTTCCACCTTAGGTTCTGCTGCAAAAAGCAACAG